Proteins co-encoded in one Papaver somniferum cultivar HN1 chromosome 5, ASM357369v1, whole genome shotgun sequence genomic window:
- the LOC113283950 gene encoding basic leucine zipper 23-like, protein MDDGELEFSNQVLNMSDSMDDDFFNGLLSDNAHACTHTHTCNPPGPDLSHTHTCVHVHTKILPPEDKTTTEGTDESVDMKSKKRAPGNREAVRKYREKKKARAASLEDEVARLRSVNQQLIRRLQGQTALEQEVARLKCLLVDIRGRIEGEIGSFPYQKPTKGIVGVPQHMPSSNMVGAYAVNHCDIQCDDQVYCLHPGLDTLGVDEAGGFHNEVFGPCDAGYMPCPENTSSGYKDLLGCGQTNAGSTANGNPSAAAKKRKGGVRAPATV, encoded by the coding sequence ATGGATGACGGAGAATTAGAATTCTCAAACCAAGTTTTAAATATGAGTGATTCAATGGATGATGATTTCTTTAATGGTCTCCTCAGTGATAATGCGCATGCGTGCACTCATACTCATACTTGCAACCCACCAGGACCAGATTTATCTCACACACATACTTGTGTTCATGTCCACACTAAAATCCTCCCCCCTGAAGATAAGACCACTACTGAAGGCACAGATGAATCTGTTGACATGAAATCTAAGAAACGCGCACCAGGTAACAGGGAAGCTGTTCGTAAGTACCGTGAGAAAAAGAAAGCTCGGGCAGCTTCGCTAGAGGATGAAGTTGCCAGATTGAGAAGTGTAAATCAGCAATTGATAAGAAGGTTGCAGGGTCAAACTGCTCTTGAGCAAGAAGTAGCTAGGTTGAAATGTTTGCTTGTAGACATTAGAGGAAGGATTGAAGGTGAAATTGGATCATTTCCTTATCAAAAACCCACAAAGGGTATTGTTGGGGTTCCTCAGCACATGCCCTCCTCTAACATGGTTGGAGCTTATGCTGTGAACCACTGTGATATTCAATGTGATGATCAGGTTTACTGCTTGCATCCTGGATTGGATACTTTGGGTGTTGATGAAGCTGGTGGGTTCCACAATGAAGTATTTGGGCCTTGTGATGCTGGTTACATGCCGTGTCCTGAGAATACCAGTTCAGGATACAAGGATCTTTTAGGGTGTGGACAAACAAATGCCGGGTCAACCGCTAATGGTAATCCTTCTGCTGCTGCTAAGAAGCGAAAAG